A single Nicotiana tabacum cultivar K326 chromosome 5, ASM71507v2, whole genome shotgun sequence DNA region contains:
- the LOC142181128 gene encoding uncharacterized protein LOC142181128 has product MVHSLAFTSPATLIRNGIINPKIGALTRANEASISRPLFRIQAVQDNGGGPRRLVDIIRVVPEISRNYFKSPSRRALFGGISLLGGFYVAQTISLSFGALGVNDVIAAVVCVLITEYVTRFYYSRPKVTFPIALLNNFKMGFTYGLFIDAFKLAS; this is encoded by the coding sequence ATGGTACATTCTCTGGCTTTCACATCTCCAGCAACCCTTATCCGAAATGGCATTATTAATCCAAAAATCGGGGCTTTAACTAGGGCAAATGAGGCATCTATTTCAAGACCATTATTCAGAATTCAGGCTGTGCAAGATAATGGCGGAGGGCCTCGGCGGCTAGTTGATATAATCCGTGTCGTGCCTGAGATTTCAAGAAATTATTTTAAAAGCCCATCAAGGAGGGCACTATTTGGAGGTATATCATTGCTGGGTGGATTTTATGTGGCTCAGACAATTTCCCTATCTTTTGGTGCTTTAGGAGTCAATGATGTCATTGCTGCTGTAGTGTGCGTCTTAATTACCGAGTATGTGACGCGCTTCTATTACAGTCGGCCTAAAGTGACTTTTCCTATTGCTCTTTTGAACAACTTCAAGATGGGTTTTACTTATGGTCTGTTCATTGATGCTTTCAAACTTGCCAGCTGA